The window GCATCCGGCGGAGGAAACGGCATCTACCAAACAGACGATCGTGAACAAGGCGAAACAACGCATCCGCCGTCTTCTTCCAGAGGTAACGCGGAATAACGTGCCATATTTACAGCAATCGTCCGGGACTCCGATCTATCATGCCCTGTCTGAATTCAAGGGATGGTAAAAAAAGGTATACATATTCGTCTGTCATGGCAAGGGATGAGAGTCCGAAAGCGCTTACGGATGAAATTCAAAAAAATGGTTCGCTAACCTATGACTTACATCTATTTTCAGCGAACCAAAAAAATTCCCACAAAGTCTTGACTGACTCCAATTTACGACTGAAAATTTTGGCTGGTTTTACTTATTATCCGTTTTAGCTATGGTTATTTTCAGTCTATATATGGCCTTTAGTAAATTTGGAAAGATCCGCTTAGGCGGAGATCAGGAAAAGCTGCAATTTAGTCGATTTACATGGATTGCTATGTTGTTTTCTTGTGGTCTTGGAATTGCGCTCGTCTTTTATGGTGTAGGTGAACCAATGACCCATTTCTTTAATCCGCCGTCGGAAGATATAACATCCCAATCGGCTGAAGCTGCTCGAATTGCCATGGGACAAGCGTTTTTCCATTACGGATTAAGTATGTGGGCGATCTTTGCAGTTGTTGGTTTAGCTATTGCTTATTTTCAATTTCGAAAAAAAAACTTAGACGGAATAAATAACACTAACATTAAATTTAGGTTATAATAGACCTGAATTTTATTTAAGTTGGTGATTATTTATGCGTACCAAAAATAGATTAAATCCAATCGAATCAAAATACTTTAGACCCGAGATAACTAATTGTCCAGAATGTGGTAATAAATTAGTATACTGTCACCCTGTTTGGAGAAAAACAATTTCTACCCTAAAAGGTGAATTTAAAATCATAAATCTAGGATACCGATGTGAGAATAACTCCTGTTCTAATGACACCGTATATCGTTCAGCTGAAGCCGAACAATTAAGTATGAAGCACATTACTTATGGAATGGATGTCATCGCATATATCGGATATTTACGGTTTAAAGAACATAAGACTCGATCTGAGATAGCTACTATCTTATCGGAAAAAGAAGTAAAAATTTCTGAGAGGCAAGTACAGAAACTTTATGAAAGATATGCGTTATTACTGCGGGCAAGCGTTAAAGAAAATATGAAAGAGACATTAGAAAATATTGTGAAAGAACATGGAGGACTTGTCTTATCTATTGATGGTGTCCAACCCGAAAAAGGTAACGAAACATTGTATGTCATCCGTGAAGTTCTTAGTGGTACTATTTTAGCTGCACATAATTTAAAAAGCAGTGCTTCTCAAGAACTGATAGGTATTATTCAACCCATTTTAGACTGGGGTTATCCAATCCAAGGTTTTATCAGTGATGGGCAACAATCCATTCGTTTAGCAATTGAACAAATAGTTCCAGATATTCCGTATCAATATTGTCAGTTTCATTACTTTAAAGACATAGCCAAACCATTAGTTGAAAAAGATAGAAAACTAAAAACGAATATCAAAAAGAAGCTAAGGGGAATAAGGGAAGTTGAAAGAAAAATTGAAAATTCTCCATCTAAAAACATAGAAGAAGAGGTAGCAAGTGACTATATTGCGGCTATTCGATCCGTTCTTCTAGAAGATGGTAAGCCACCATTCGAATTACCAGGCACTTGTGTTTTTGAACGAACGAATGCGATTAAAGATTCGATTGAAAAATGCCTGGATAAAAAAGGGGACTCCTCTACTTGAAAATTTGTTCAGAATAGTCAGAAATGTGGATAACTATAAGGAAGATTATCAACTCGTAAAACGTTGGGATACACGATTTAAAAGGATTGCCACCATTATGGAACCTTCTGAGAATAAAACAAGTTTTTGGGTCGAAAACAGATTGAAGCAATATTTAAACCAAATGGAAAAAGAGCTTAATCGGAAAGAAGATCAACCGTTTGTAGAGAACCTATTAAAGTATAGTAAAGGATTTTGGAAAGGACTTTTCACCTTTTATGATTATCCACTTATACCGAGAACGAATAATGATTTAGAACTCTTTTTTAGAAGAATAAAGCAAAAACACCGAAGAATCACAGGTAGTCGGACTTGGAATCGATATATTATCCGACACGGTGAAAACATTGTATTTGTAGAAAATGTCTCTAATGAACAGGAAGGGCTACAAATGATAAAAAATGTTAATTATTCAGCATATAAAACTGAAGCGAATAAATGGGAACAACGTATTGGCGAGCATATAAAACAAAGAAGATTCAAAAAAGAACCAAATGAATATTTAAACACTATTGAAGAGAAATGGAAAAGGCACAACTAATTTATTGTGTTGGTTGTGCCGTCTAAGAAAAAAAATGGACTTATTTCAACGTCGTTACAGCCACTGATGCCAAAAAATCGCAGTAGTCGAAGTATTAAAAATACAATTAATATATTAGCTATTGTTGCTACTGTTATGGGTGTAGCAACATCAGTTGGTATGGGTGTACTACAAACAAACGGTGGTTTAAATGCTGTTTTTAATACACCAATTCATTTTTGGGTTCAATTGGCGATTATCGCTATAATGACGCTTCTCTTTCTCTTGTCCTCAACATCTGGTTTAAACAAGGGAATCAAATGGTTAAGTAATGCGAACTTAGCTTTAGCCATATTATTAATGATTTTCGTATTTTTCGCAGGACCAACTGTATTTATAATGGAGACATTTACAGTTGCCATTGGAGATTATATTTCGAATTTCATTAGTTATTCATTAAATATGACACCATACAGTGGTGAGCATTGGGTACATGAATGGACGATCTTTTATTGGGCTTGGACCATTGCTTGGTCGCCATTCGTAGGAGCTTTCTTCGCACGTATTTCACGAGGACGGACGATTCGTGAATTTATAATCGGAGTCATGGTCGCACCAGCATTACTTTCGATGATGTGGATGGCTGTTTTTGGTGGAACATCTTTATATATGGATCTATTTAAAGGTTCCAATATTGCGACTGTAACCAATAATGATATTACATTGGCGATTTTTACACTGTTTGAAACGTTGCCAATTACGGAAATTTTATCAGTAGTCACCATTATATTAATCTTTACGTTTCTAATAACATCTGCAGACTCTGCAGCATATATTTTAAGTAGTATGTCCGAAAATGGAAGTACCAATCCGCCAATTGGTATGCGCATTGTTTGGGGAGTACTAATCAGTTCAATTGCATTAGTATTATTATCGACAAGTGGCCTAACAGGATTACAGTCAGCATCCCTTGTTGCAGCTCTGCCATTTACGGTTATTATCGTCTTTATGATGATTTCACTCGTTAAAGTCGTCTCAAAAGAAGTTGCTCCAAAAGCAGAAAAACAGAAGGTCAAAGTAAAAGAAAAACAAGTTAAACCTGTAAAAACGGGAATGAAGAAGAAAAAAGAACAAGATGTGCTTTCTGTCTGAAAATGAGGTAGCCGTTTAATTTCAAAATTCAAGCCGAGAATCTGTGGATTGATTTTTTATCATCGACAGTTTCTCGGCTTTCTTATTTTGTAAGGATAGCCCTTAGATTGTTTATAAAGTTTCATTATTGCAATAATTTAGTTCCCTATCTCTATTATAAAAGTGCTGTAAAATAGAGATGTATACATATTTACATTACTAGGGTGATCTAAGTGAATGGGAACTTTCGGTTGCGTTTATTTGCAATTATAATTATGTTTGCATCGGTCATCG of the Bacillus smithii genome contains:
- a CDS encoding transposase — encoded protein: MRTKNRLNPIESKYFRPEITNCPECGNKLVYCHPVWRKTISTLKGEFKIINLGYRCENNSCSNDTVYRSAEAEQLSMKHITYGMDVIAYIGYLRFKEHKTRSEIATILSEKEVKISERQVQKLYERYALLLRASVKENMKETLENIVKEHGGLVLSIDGVQPEKGNETLYVIREVLSGTILAAHNLKSSASQELIGIIQPILDWGYPIQGFISDGQQSIRLAIEQIVPDIPYQYCQFHYFKDIAKPLVEKDRKLKTNIKKKLRGIREVERKIENSPSKNIEEEVASDYIAAIRSVLLEDGKPPFELPGTCVFERTNAIKDSIEKCLDKKGDSST
- a CDS encoding BCCT family transporter; its protein translation is MPSKKKNGLISTSLQPLMPKNRSSRSIKNTINILAIVATVMGVATSVGMGVLQTNGGLNAVFNTPIHFWVQLAIIAIMTLLFLLSSTSGLNKGIKWLSNANLALAILLMIFVFFAGPTVFIMETFTVAIGDYISNFISYSLNMTPYSGEHWVHEWTIFYWAWTIAWSPFVGAFFARISRGRTIREFIIGVMVAPALLSMMWMAVFGGTSLYMDLFKGSNIATVTNNDITLAIFTLFETLPITEILSVVTIILIFTFLITSADSAAYILSSMSENGSTNPPIGMRIVWGVLISSIALVLLSTSGLTGLQSASLVAALPFTVIIVFMMISLVKVVSKEVAPKAEKQKVKVKEKQVKPVKTGMKKKKEQDVLSV